Proteins encoded together in one Thermomonospora curvata DSM 43183 window:
- a CDS encoding carboxymuconolactone decarboxylase family protein, which produces MPRLRQVGRAEVTDKLILFFYDRLFGEGRDPVAEPGTEAGSPGTWWTTFALDPAIFKHCVQGFQLYRGAKLDPVLRELGQTRAGWARGSQFVYSQHCKQLRALGVPEEKVRAVAHWEVSDKFDELERAVLAYTDALVLGGGRVHDEVFAVLKKHLPDEQILELTYITCLYDMHATMSKALRTEFDDRDDPIVEVAAPEDFGTRDLAEPFLESGRSRPHGQTGQESA; this is translated from the coding sequence ATGCCCAGACTCCGTCAGGTCGGCCGTGCCGAGGTCACCGACAAGCTGATCCTGTTCTTCTACGACCGGCTGTTCGGCGAGGGCCGCGACCCGGTTGCCGAGCCCGGCACCGAGGCCGGCTCGCCCGGCACGTGGTGGACGACCTTCGCGCTGGACCCGGCGATCTTCAAGCACTGCGTGCAGGGCTTCCAGCTGTACCGCGGCGCCAAGCTCGACCCGGTGCTGCGCGAGCTCGGGCAGACCCGGGCCGGCTGGGCGCGCGGCAGCCAGTTCGTCTACTCCCAGCACTGCAAGCAGCTGCGGGCGCTGGGGGTGCCGGAGGAGAAGGTGCGGGCGGTGGCGCACTGGGAGGTCTCCGACAAGTTCGACGAGCTGGAGCGGGCGGTGCTGGCCTACACCGATGCGCTGGTGCTGGGCGGCGGCCGGGTGCACGACGAGGTGTTCGCCGTCCTCAAAAAGCACCTGCCGGACGAGCAGATCCTGGAGCTGACCTACATCACCTGCCTGTACGACATGCACGCCACGATGTCCAAGGCGCTGCGCACCGAGTTCGACGACCGCGACGACCCGATCGTGGAGGTCGCGGCTCCCGAGGACTTCGGCACCCGCGACCTGGCCGAGCCGTTCCTGGAGAGCGGCCGCAGCCGGCCGCACGGGCAGACGGGTCAGGAGTCGGCATAA
- a CDS encoding DUF6285 domain-containing protein, translating to MAPPHDAPSAGELIAAVREFLQGEILPALEGRTRFHGLVAVNVLGMVERELALGPAHQQAHRERLAALGFADDAALAAAIRAGELDDRYAEVKAALLDAVRDKLAVANPGYADS from the coding sequence ATGGCCCCGCCCCATGACGCACCGTCCGCCGGTGAGCTGATCGCCGCGGTCCGCGAGTTCCTGCAGGGCGAGATCCTGCCCGCGCTGGAGGGACGCACCCGCTTCCACGGCCTGGTCGCGGTCAACGTGCTGGGCATGGTCGAACGGGAGCTGGCCCTCGGCCCCGCCCACCAGCAGGCCCATCGCGAGCGGCTGGCCGCCCTGGGGTTCGCCGACGACGCGGCGCTGGCCGCCGCCATCCGCGCCGGCGAGCTGGACGACCGCTATGCGGAGGTCAAGGCGGCGCTGCTGGATGCGGTGCGCGACAAGCTCGCCGTCGCCAACCCCGGTTATGCCGACTCCTGA